GGGGGTGTGGGTCCGGGAGAGGGGGGAGCGGGGGAATTTTGGCGCCAGAAAAATTCCCCCGCTCCCCCCTCTCCCGGTTTGCCCCTCGCCCTTCAGCCCCCCCAGCGCCGGATGTACGCGGTCACGTCGAATTTGCGGCGGCAGCCGGAGTCGGTCATGGCGCGGATGGTGCCGGTGACGGGCCGTCGGCCCCAGGGCCGGTCGTGCAGTCCGGCCACGGACCACAGGATGCCCGTGTAGCCGTTGGGGTCGCGGCCATCGAGCTGGTGGCGGTCGTTGAGGGCGATGGCCGTGGCCAGGGCGCTTTCGGGGGTGGGCGACCATTCCAGGATCTTCTTGGCCCAGTACATGCGCAGGTAGCCGTGCATGGCGCCGCTGGCGCGCATCTGGTTCTGGGCGGCGTTCCACAGGGGGTCGTGGGTGGCGGCGGCCTCGAAGGCCTCGGGGCTGTAGAGGTAAGGGCGCGGGTCGGCGCGGTGTTCGTCCAGGGTCCGGCGGGCCCAGTCGGGCGCGGCGTCCAGGGTGTCGTAGTCCGGGCTGTGCAGGCAGAAGTTGTCGGCCAGCTCGCGGCGCACCACCAGTTCCTCCAGGAAGGCGGCCTGGTTCTCGCCGCTGCCCGTGGCGGCCACGTCCAGGGCCGCGCGCTGGGGCGCGAGCTGCCCGAAGTGCAGGTAGGGCGACAGCCCGGAGGTGGCGCCCGCGTTGGGGTCGTTGCGCTGGGCAGCGTAGCGCGCCAGGGTGTCGGCGGTGAACGCCCCCAGGGCCGCGCGGGCGGCGGCCTCGCCGGGCGGCGTGGCCACCGGGGGCACGCCGGGGTCCGCGCGCAGGGTGCGCCG
This is a stretch of genomic DNA from Desulfocurvus vexinensis DSM 17965. It encodes these proteins:
- a CDS encoding deoxyribodipyrimidine photo-lyase — its product is MPVNPRRVHTLRAAPDGGGPVLYWMSREQRASDNWGLLYARELAGAARPLVAAFCLAPAFAGAALRQYDFMLRGLEQTARTLAGRGIPLVLLHGDPGREVPRLAARLRAGVVVTDFDPLRAKRDWQARAAQALDAPLLEVDGHNVVPCRIASYKKEYAARTIRPRIHKLLPEFLEEFPPLTPQQAPAPELPAPDWAGARRTLRADPGVPPVATPPGEAAARAALGAFTADTLARYAAQRNDPNAGATSGLSPYLHFGQLAPQRAALDVAATGSGENQAAFLEELVVRRELADNFCLHSPDYDTLDAAPDWARRTLDEHRADPRPYLYSPEAFEAAATHDPLWNAAQNQMRASGAMHGYLRMYWAKKILEWSPTPESALATAIALNDRHQLDGRDPNGYTGILWSVAGLHDRPWGRRPVTGTIRAMTDSGCRRKFDVTAYIRRWGG